The genomic stretch ATACAACAATTGGTATGGTGCATTATTATTCCAACGATTTTCGTTTTAGTTCGAAGAAACCTGTGGCGTATCTGGAAACATTTGATAGCGCAGAAACATTTTTACACCGACCTTCAACGGTTGCATTTATAAGACAACCGGAATTAGATTCTTTGAAAATGCGAAACGATAATGTGAAGATTTTAAAGACTTATAACGATTTTCATGTAACGCAACTGACATTGAAATTTTTGAATGCAAAGACAAGAGCACAGGTGTTGAAGAAAACATATTTGATTTCGTTACAATAAAAAAAGCCCACGATTTAAATCGTGGGCTATGGAAATCAATTCAACGCTTCAACAGATTTTTCCGTTTCAATATTTTCCTGTTGTTTAATCGCTTCCCAGCCGCCTGTAACATTTCGCAGATTATGAATGTCTTGCTTTTTTAGTAGAGATGCAGCGATTGTACTGCGATAGCCGCTTTGGCAATGCACGTAAATATTATCGTTATCCTCAAAGGCTGCGATGCTCACAGGGTCGGTAAGATTAGTTACAGGAATATTCACGGCATCTTTCACATGTCCGTCCGCAAATTCGGTTTCTTTGCGCACATCCAGCACCACAATATTTTCGTCAAAAGGAATGTCCATTGCAAGCTCGTCGGCATCTACATTGATAATCATGTCAATCGGTTTGTCGGCATTTTTCCATGCCTCAAAGCCGCCGTTGAGAAAACCTTGCATTTTGTCGAAACCCACGCGCGCCAGGCGAATCATCGCTTCGCGTTCCATGCCTTGTTCGGCAACAATCAATAATTTTTTATCGAACGGAATAATGCTTCCCGCCCATTCGGCAAATCGCCCGTCAAGCCCTATGAATACCGAATTTGGAACAAATCCTTCGGTAAAAATTTCTTTGTTACGCGTGTCGATAATCCACGTATTTTCTTCTTTAGATTTTTTATCAAAATCTTCAACGGACAATGCTGTTAATGCTTTATCCAAAACATTATCCAAAGAAGAATATCCGTTTTTATTAATAGATGCGTTTACAGGAAAATATTGCGGCGGTTCGCTCAATCCTTCGGTTACGGCTTTTACAAAATCGTCTTTTGAAGTTTGTTGCAAAGCGTAGTTGGTTTGTTTTTGTTCGCCAATTGTACTCACGGTTTCTGAGCCAAGGTTTTTTCCGCAACTGCTGCCTGCGCCGTGTGCGGGATATACCAGCACATCATCTGCCAAAGGCATAATTTTGCTTTGCAGGCTTTCATACATCATGCCGGCAAGGTCTTGTGTGGTAAGGCTTTCGCCTTTTTGTGCCAAATCGGGACGACCGACATCTCCGATGAATAAAGTGTCGCCTGTGAAAATTGCGTAGTCTTTTCCGCTTTCATCTTTCAGCAGAAAACAGGAACTTTCCAGTGTGTGTCCGGGTGTGTGCAACACCTGGATGCTGCAATTTCCCAAAGGAAACATTTCGTTATCCTTTGCAATTTTCACGTCAAAATTCGCTTCGGTTTTTGGACCGTAAATAATGGGCGCGCCTGTGATGCCGCTCAAATCCAGATGCCCGCTGATGAAGTCGGCGTGGAAATGCGTTTCAAAAACGTACTTGATTTTCGCGTTTCTGCTTTCTGCCAGTTCGAGATACGGCTCAATATCGCGCATCGGGTCAATGATTGCCGCTTCGCCGTTGCTTTCGATGTAATAAGCCGCTTCGCTGAGGCAACCTGTATATAATTGTTCAATGTACATTTTGCAAAAAATTTAATCCTGCAAAGATACGAACCAAACAGGGAAAAGAAGATAATAAACTATTTCAACAAATCGTCCACAAAACCTACAAGTTCTTTTACGCGGGCGTAATTGATGGTGTAATAAATGAACTTGCCGTCGCGTTGTGTGAGCACCAAATTGGCGCGTCTGAGAATTGCCAGATGCTGGGAAACTACAGATTGTTCCAAACGTAGTTTCACGTAAATTTCGGTAACGGTAATTTTCTGGTGTTCCTGAATCAGTTTGACGATTTGTAAGCGTAATTTATGATTGATAGCACGAAGTATTAGCGCGGCTTTTTTCATGCGTAAAAAGTCAATAGTAATTTCTTCGGAACTTGCTGGGAATTTGATAATGATAGATTGTGTTGTGCTCATGACTAAGATAATTTTTTCAAAACAGATATATTGTAAAAAACAAATATAAAATTAGGCATTTAATTGCTTTTCGGTAGTAGCTTATGATGAAAAATGACAATATTTTAACATGCTTAGCTGGTTTTGCCGGGCTTCGCTGTCGTATAGAAACTTTTTGCATAAACCGGTTCACTGTAAGCAAGGTCGGCAAACAGTTTTTTTTCAAAGCTTTGCTGCGCCAAAGCGTTAATGGCATTTGCGTCAATAGCGATGTTTTCGGGAAAACTAAAGTTGCCCTGCGGAGCGATTGCTTTCCATTTGTCCATACCGTTTCCAAAGAAAATAATTTCCTTTTCATGGTTAAGGAAAGTCTCTGAAAAATTTTGCTCGGTCAGGATAAATGCGCTTGTTTTCTCTATTTCATTCAGTGAAAAATCATAAAGTGCAGCAAAAACTTCCATTCTGCGTGCATCAATCATGGGCGCGTATAAAGCATCTTGTTTATTTAGTTGCAGCGCTGTCGATTTTGCCATGATTTTTAAAGTGTTCAACAAAATCAATGGCTTGTTCAAGGCAAAGCACAAGCCTTTTGCCGATGCCATTCCCACGCGCAAGCCTGTATAGCTCCCCGGTCCGGCACTTACAGCAACGGCGTCAATGTCTTTTAATGATGTTTGAGTTTTGGCTGAAATGCTTTCTATGGCAGTCTGCACAAATGCTGCATGATTTTTTTGCTCTGAATTTTTTTCTTCTGCGAGAATATGCTGCGTGTCGGCGAGAACAATCGATGCGTTTTCCAAAGCTGTGTCAATCAATAAAATAAGCGCCATTGAATATGAAATTTTTCACAAAATTAGTAAACTAAAAAAGTTGCGCTGGAAAAAGGTTTTAAATTTTACTAACTTATATTTGTTAATTAACAAAAAGTCCTTTAACTTTGTCGGCATAATCAGCAAAAATAACTTACTCCTTTTTGTTTAATGATTAGATAGATGATTTGATTAGCAGCACGACCTCTTATTTTTAAGAGGTCTTTTTTTGTCGGAACAAGGATTTGGGTGGATTTAAAAGATTGTGAGGATTGTTTTGAACCACAAAAACGTGGTGAAACAAAGGAAATACAGAACACGCTTGTCCGTCATGCTGAACTAGTTTCAGCATTTTAATTGAGCGACGAATTGATATAATCTTCGACAACCTGCGGAAAATATTGATGTTCCAATTGATGGATTTTTTGCGCCAGCGCGTCCGGCGTATCGGTTTCTTTTACATCACATTCGGCTTGAAACAAATGCTTGCCGTGGTCATATTGTTCATCAACTAAATGAATGGTAATGCCCGATTTTTTTTCGTGCGCGGCAATGACGGCTTCGTGTACAAAATGTCCGTACATACCCTTTCCTCCATATTTCGGCAACAGCGCGGGATGAATGTTAATGATGCGTTCAGGAAATGCCCGGATAAGATTGGACGGCACTTTCCACAGAAAACCGGCAAGCACAATCAGGTTAATGTCTTCATGTTTCAGCAATTCAACATATTTGTCGGAACGGAAAAAAGATTCTTTTTCAATCGATATTTTTTGAATATTATTCTCATCGGCAATTTTCAATACGCCGGCTTCGGGCTTGTTGCACAAAATCAGCTTGATGGAAACAGAAGGGTTATTTCTGAAATGTTCAATGATTTTCAACGCATTACTTCCGGCTCCGGAGGCAAAAATGGCGAGGTTACAGGTTTGATTCATGAGCGCAAAGTTGCGATAAAACTTTAAATGTTGGAGAAAATATGCGTTACAACGAGTGTTGTATTTCTATAAAAAAAATTTATATACATATTGATATCATTGCGTTTTAGGCGTAAAGTAATGCTGTGAAATAAAAAATTTTTTCTGTGAATGTTCTTTTGTCAATTTCGTGTCATATTTTTGCCCCCGTCAAGGGACATTTCTCCACATACGAACAACTGAATTGTGAATATGATTCAACTAAATAGAATAACCGCCAAGTTTGGTTTTATTGTAAGTATTGTTTTTTTATTATTTTTTGCAAACAGCGTTCGCGCTCAAGACGGTAAAGCTTTATTTCAGACCAACTGTGCTTCCTGTCACAGAATAGATAAAGATGCCACAGGTCCTGCATTGGAACACGTAGAAGACCGCTGGCCCAGCAGGGATAAAATTATTGCGTGGGTTCACAATAGTGCTGCTGTGTTGGCTTCCGGCGACAAATATGCGAATGACCTCTTTAACAGGTTTGGAAAAACCCAAATGACGAAATTTCAGGGTATTTTGTCCGATAAAGATGTAGATGCGATTCTTGATTATATCAAAACCGAGCAGGATAAACAACCTGCAACTGCAACAGCTGCCGGCGCAACTACAACTCAGGCTTCCGGGAGTGATAATACTTTGCTGTATGCAGTACTTACCGGTATTTTGCTAATAGCAGTATTTATTTTGTGGCAGGTAAATACCAACCTTAAAAAAGTTGCTGCTAAAAAAGAAGGTCAGCCTGCAATTGCTGCAATTCCTTGGTACAGAAATAAAAAGGTAATCACAATTATTGCAATCGCAATATTTATATACATTGGTTTCTGGCTGTCGAGCAATGCGATTGGTATTGGAAGACAACAGAATTACGAGCCACGCCAACCGATTTTCTACTCACACAAAGTTCATGCGGGAATAAATCAAATCAGTTGTTTATATTGTCATACCAATGCGCAATACAGCCGTCATGCAACTGTGCCACCGATTAATGTGTGTATGAACTGCCACTTGGCAATCAATTCATACAGTGGTCCACAACTGAAAGATGCCGAAGGAAATGATATTGACGGAACGGCGGAAATTCAAAAGTTGTACAAGTATGCAGGTTTCACACCGGGTCCCGGCGCAACGTTTGATGCTTCAAAAGCAAAACCAATTCCTTGGATTCGTATTCATGAGTTACCCGACCATGTTTACTTCAACCACTCGCAGCACGTGATGGTAGGTAAAGTTCAGTGTCAGACTTGCCATGGCGAGATTAATAAAATGGATGAAGTAAAACAGTTTGCACCATTAAGTATGAACTGGTGTATCAACTGCCACCGCACAACGGCGGTACAATTTAAGGACAACGGATTTTACAGCATTTATACAAAATATCATGAAGGCTTGAAAAACGGAACAATTGATTCTGTAACCGTGCAAATGATTGGGGGTACTGACTGTCAGAAATGTCACTATTAATTGTTGAACGTTTTTCGAGAGAATATTAATTTCAAATTTTTCAAATTCCGATAAATGGCGAATATTAAACATTGGCAAAGTTTTGGGGAGCGTCAGCAAACAAAAGGTTTTCAGGACGCAAACAAAGACGAATTTCGGGAAGAACTTCTGCCTTTTGAAGAAGTGAAAGGCGGTTTTTTGAATGCGCCTACTGCGAGAAGAGATTTCTTAAAATATCTTGGATTCAGCACGGCTGCGGCTGCGCTTGCTGCAAGTTGCGAAACGCCGGTAAGAAGAGTCATTCCATTTGCTAATAAGCCGGAAGACATTATTCCGGGCGTAGCGGATTATTATGCTACAACCTTTGTTCAGGATGGTGAAGTATTGAGCGTATTGGCTAAAGTGCGCGACGGTCGTCCCATCAAAATTGAAGGAAATGAATTAAGTCCGGTTACAAAAGGTGGAACATCGGCAAGAGCGCAGGCTTCTGTGGTAGATTTATACAACACGGCACGTCTTCGTTTCCCGACTATCAACGGAAAAGAAGTAACTTTTGAAGCGATTGATAAAGCGATTGCAAGCGAATTAACTGCACCTGCCGTAATTTTAACTTCATCCATCACATCGCCTACAACGCTTGAAATCATTAATAATTTTATTGCAAAATATCCCGGAAGCCGCCATGTAACTTACGATGCGGTTTCTTATCAGGGAATTTTGGAAGCAAATAATACAACTTACGGAAAACGCGCAATTCCTTCTTATCATTTTGAAAATGCAAAAGTGATAGTTGGCATTGGTGCAGATTTCCTGGGAACCTGGGTTTCTCCGGTGGAATTTTCAAAACAATATTCCGTGAATAGGAAGATTGACGAGAAAAATCCTATGATGAGCAAACATTATCAGTTTGAAAGTATTTTAACACCTACAGGCGCTGCTGCTGATGAACGTATTTTGCATGCTCCGTCTGAAACAGGGAAAGTGGTTGCCGCTTTATTGAGTGCTGTTAACGGACAATCTGTAAGTGGAATTACTGATAAAAAATTAGCTGACGGAATTGCCAAAGTTGCCAAAGATTTACTTGCCAATAAAGGACAAGCATTAGTTGTTGCTGGAAGCAATGACGTGAATGTACAGATTTTGGTAAATGCTATCAATGAAGCGATTGGTGCAAACGGTAAAACTATTGACTGGTCTGTGGTTCATAATACTCGTCAGGGAAATGATGCGGACTTTATTCAATTGGTAAACGATATGAATGCAGGCACAGTAAAATCTTTGTTGATTTTCGGTGCAAATCCTGCATACAGTTGGTACGACAGTGCGAAATTTGTTTCGGGCTTGAAAAAAGTACCGACAACAATTTCCTTTAACGAAAAGAATGACGAAAGTACACAATTGGTAAAATACGTTTTGCCAAGCCACAACTATCTCGAAAGTTGGGGCGATGCAGAACCGAAAACAGGATATTTCTCTTTGCAACAACCTACCATCAATCCATTGTTCAAAACACGTCAATGGCAAGACAGTTTGTTGAAATGGTCGGGAAATACAACATCTTACGAAGATTATTTAATCAATTACTGGACTACAAAAATCGGTGGCGGCGCAACAGGTTGGGAAAAGGCTTTACAGGCTGGAGTTATCAATCCTGCGACAGAACCTGCGATTGCAGGAGCGCCGTTCAATGCAGGTGCAGTAACTGCTGCAATTTCAGCAGCAACATCTGCAAAAGCATCAGGTAATTTGGAATTGGTTCTTTATCAAAAAATAGCCATCGGTGAAGGACAAGGTGCAAGCAATCCTTTCTTGCAGGAAATGCCCGACCCGATTTCAAAAGCCACATGGGATAATTATATTATGATTTCTCCGGCTTTGGCTAAAACCTTACTGGGAATTGATTTGACAAACGAAGGTCAGACGGACGATTACGAAGTAAACGTAATGAAGCCCGTTGCAAAATTGACTGCACCAAACGGTCAAACTATTGAATTGCCGGTTTTGATTATTCCGGGAACTCATCCGAATACAGTCGGTATTGCACTCGGTTACGGACGTACAGGAAAAATTGGTAAAGCTGCTGCCGGATACGGAAAGAACGCTTTTCCTTTGGCTACTTTAAAAGGAAATGCAGTTCAGTTTGAACAGTACGGCGTTAAATTAGAAAAGACAAACGATACGTATAAAATTGCGCAAACACAGCTCCACGGAACTTACAGTTCGGTAATTGGCGGTACGCGCGAAGAGGTAATAAAAACATTAACGCTTCCATCTTTCGTGAAAAATCCAAAACAGATTTTGGAAGGAAGAGAAGAAGAATTGAAACCTTTTGGAGGCATTGACGGATTTGTAAAGCAAGGAACAATTTATCCTTACTATGACAAACCGGGTATTCATTGGGGAATGAGCATTGATATGAATGCTTGTAACGGCTGCGGCGCGTGCGTTGTAGCTTGTAATATCGAAAACAATATTCCGATTGTAGGTAAAGATGAAGTGGCTCGTTTCCATGATATGCACTGGTTGCGCATCGACCGTTATTATTCCGGTGATGTGGAAAATCCGAATGTTACGTTTATGCCGATGCTGTGTCAACATTGTGACAATGCGCCTTGCGAAAACGTATGTCCGGTAAATGCTACCAACCATAGTCAGGAAGGGTTGAACCAAATGGCTTATAACCGTTGTATCGGTACAAGATATTGTGCGAACAACTGTCCATATAAAGTACGTCGTTTCAACTGGGCAGATTATCTTGGAGCAGACAGCTTCCCGAACAATCAGGACCAGCAAATAGTTGGTAAATTGGATGCGCCCGTTCATGACATGAACGAGGAACTGAGCCGGATGGTATTGAACCCTGATGTTACGGTTCGCTCAAGAGGTGTGATGGAAAAATGTTCTTTCTGCGTACAAAGATTGCAGGATGGCAAGTTGAAGGCGAAGAAAGAAAGCAGACCTTTGAAATCGGGCGAAAACAACGAGTGGGATGTAAAAACGGCTTGTCAGCAAGCGTGCGCAAGCGATTGTATCACTTTCGGAAATTCCAATGATACAAAAAGTGCGGTATCTGTGGCTCGCCACGAAAATCCGTTACGTTTGTTCCATTCATTAGAGCAATTACATACTTTGCCGAATGTAAACTATCTGGCAAAAGTCAGGAATACCGATATAGAAGTAGAAGAAACTTATACGGCGTAAAAAGAAGAATAAATATCTGTTTAGTTATAAACGAAACCGAATGTCATCATTAAAGTACGAATCGCAATTAAGAGAACCGCTCGTAAAAGGCAGCAAGAGTTATCATCAGATGACGGAAGACATTGTGCAGCCTATTGAAGCAAAGCCGGGCAAGCTGTGGTATGTAGGATTTTTTATTGCAGTTGCATTGTTGTTGTTTGGCGTTGTGAGTGTAACCATGGAAGTTATCTACGGTATCGGACAATGGAACCTGAATAAGACCGTTGGCTGGGGCTGGGACATTACCAACTTCGTTTGGTGGGTAGGTATCGGTCACGCAGGTACGCTGATTTCGGCAATCTTGTTGTTGTTCCGTCAGGGATGGAGAACAGGTGTAAACCGTGCTGCAGAAGCTATGACGATTTTTGCCGTAATGTGCGCCGGTCAGTTCCCGATTTTCCACATGGGTCGTGTTTGGGATGCGTTCTTTGTATTGCCTTATCCGAATACACGCGGTCCACTTTGGCCTAACTTTGATTCGCCTTTGTTGTGGGACGTATTCGCGATTTCGACTTATTTCACGGTATCCGTTTTGTTTTGGTACACAGGTTTGTTGCCTGATTTTGCAACGGTGCGAGACAGAGCAAAAACAAAATTGAGAAAATTATTATACGGTATCGCTTCTTTCGGGTGGACGGGTTCAACAAAACACTGGCAGCGCCACGAAGCATTATCATTGGTATTGGCAGGTTTGGCTACGCCGTTGGTACTTTCAGTACATACTATCGTGTCATTTGACTTTGCCACGTCTGTAATTCCGGGTTGGCATACTACCATCTTCCCGCCATACTTTGTGGCAGGTGCGGTATTCTCAGGATTTGCAATGGTAAATACTTTGTTGTTGATTGTACGAAAACTGATGAATTTGCAGGATTACATAACGATGGGCCACATTGAGGCAATGAATAAAGTAATTGTGCTTACGGGTTCGATTGTTGGTATAGCTTACTTGTCTGAATTGTTTGTAGCATGGTACGGCGGAAACAGATATGAAGCGTACGAATTTTTCTATAATAGAGCAAATTTGTACAGTTCATTGGGTTGGAGCTATTGGGGTATGATTGGCTGTAATGTATTAAGCCCGCAAATTTTCTGGTTCAGGAAAATGAGGAGAAACATTTTTGTTACTTTCTTCATGAGTATCATTGTAAATATCGGTATGTGGTTCGAGCGTTTTGTAATTATCGTTGCGTCTATTTATCGTGATTATGTTCCGTCTGCATGGTCGGTATATTATCATCCAACGATTTGGGAATTAGGTTTTTATGTTGGTACGTTCGGATTGTTCTTTACCTGTTTCTTCCTGTTCTCTAAATATTTCCCTGTAATTGCGCTTGCTGAAATTAAAAGCATTGCGAAAACATCGGGCGACAATCATAAATGGGCTGATGAAATTTCAAAAGTGGAAGCAATGGAACCTGAAGCTTTTGCACATGAATTTGCACATTAGTTTTTAAGAAAACAGAAAGTTAGAATAATAGCAAATCGCTAAACTGAAAATAAATTATGGCAAAAAAGAAATTTGTTGTAGCGAGTTTTGATGATGAGGAGAAAGTTTTTCCTGCGGTAAAAGATGTTCGTACCGCCGGCTACAAAATCCATGATGTATATACACCGTTTCCGGTGCATGGTTTAGACCACGCATTGGGCTTGCGCGAAACAAGCTTGCACACTGCCGGTTTTATCTATGGTATTACCGGGACTGCAACAGCTTTGGGCTGTATGACATGGATTTTTACCAGCGATTGGCCTCAGATTTATGATGGTAAACCACACTTTGCATTACCTGCATTTGTTCCTATTACATTTGAATTGACGGTATTGTTTGCGGCGGTGGGAATGGTAATGACTTTCTGCTGGTTGTGTCAATTAGCACCGTTTGTGAAAAAACATATTTTCAATCCGAGACAGACAGACGATTTGTTTATCATGGCAATTGAATGTACGTCTTCGACAAATGTAGATGAATTGGTAAGCTTTATGAAAAGTAAAAATGTAGTGGATGTAGAAATACAGGAAGCGGAAGCAGACTGGTGGTGGGGACGTTTCGATAAAGAGCAGCAAATCATCAATGAGCAAGCAGTTGAGGTTTTATAAAAAATTATTAGAATAGAACATTAGATATTTTCGGATGAAAAGATTATCTGTCATAGCAACAATTTTGGTAGCCGGTTCTTCTGTACTGGTTAGCTGCAGTAATGTAAGACGCGACCCGGGACATGTGTATATGCCCGATATGTTTTACAGCCGTGCGTATGAAACTTATGCGGAAAGAGACTCTGCGCAATTCACAACCGATGCTGCAAAAGCCGGAGAAAAAATATTTTACAACAATCAGCCGGTTGCAGGAACTATTGCCCGCGGAGAAGATTTGCCTTTTCCTTTGGCAAAAGACAAACAAGGCGATACTACGAATTATGTTGCCGCAAAAGCAATAGAAAATCCGGAACCTCCGCTTACTGCTGCTGAAGCAAAAGAAATACATCGCTTATACTTGGTCAATTGTGGCATTTGCCATGGTGCGAAAATGGATGGTAACGGACCTTTATATAAAGATGGCAATGGACCATTTCCTTCGAAGCCTGCAGATCTTTTAGGAAGTCCT from Arachidicoccus sp. BS20 encodes the following:
- a CDS encoding MBL fold metallo-hydrolase encodes the protein MYIEQLYTGCLSEAAYYIESNGEAAIIDPMRDIEPYLELAESRNAKIKYVFETHFHADFISGHLDLSGITGAPIIYGPKTEANFDVKIAKDNEMFPLGNCSIQVLHTPGHTLESSCFLLKDESGKDYAIFTGDTLFIGDVGRPDLAQKGESLTTQDLAGMMYESLQSKIMPLADDVLVYPAHGAGSSCGKNLGSETVSTIGEQKQTNYALQQTSKDDFVKAVTEGLSEPPQYFPVNASINKNGYSSLDNVLDKALTALSVEDFDKKSKEENTWIIDTRNKEIFTEGFVPNSVFIGLDGRFAEWAGSIIPFDKKLLIVAEQGMEREAMIRLARVGFDKMQGFLNGGFEAWKNADKPIDMIINVDADELAMDIPFDENIVVLDVRKETEFADGHVKDAVNIPVTNLTDPVSIAAFEDNDNIYVHCQSGYRSTIAASLLKKQDIHNLRNVTGGWEAIKQQENIETEKSVEALN
- a CDS encoding ArsR/SmtB family transcription factor; its protein translation is MSTTQSIIIKFPASSEEITIDFLRMKKAALILRAINHKLRLQIVKLIQEHQKITVTEIYVKLRLEQSVVSQHLAILRRANLVLTQRDGKFIYYTINYARVKELVGFVDDLLK
- the tsaB gene encoding tRNA (adenosine(37)-N6)-threonylcarbamoyltransferase complex dimerization subunit type 1 TsaB, producing MALILLIDTALENASIVLADTQHILAEEKNSEQKNHAAFVQTAIESISAKTQTSLKDIDAVAVSAGPGSYTGLRVGMASAKGLCFALNKPLILLNTLKIMAKSTALQLNKQDALYAPMIDARRMEVFAALYDFSLNEIEKTSAFILTEQNFSETFLNHEKEIIFFGNGMDKWKAIAPQGNFSFPENIAIDANAINALAQQSFEKKLFADLAYSEPVYAKSFYTTAKPGKTS
- the purN gene encoding phosphoribosylglycinamide formyltransferase produces the protein MNQTCNLAIFASGAGSNALKIIEHFRNNPSVSIKLILCNKPEAGVLKIADENNIQKISIEKESFFRSDKYVELLKHEDINLIVLAGFLWKVPSNLIRAFPERIINIHPALLPKYGGKGMYGHFVHEAVIAAHEKKSGITIHLVDEQYDHGKHLFQAECDVKETDTPDALAQKIHQLEHQYFPQVVEDYINSSLN
- a CDS encoding c-type cytochrome, with protein sequence MIQLNRITAKFGFIVSIVFLLFFANSVRAQDGKALFQTNCASCHRIDKDATGPALEHVEDRWPSRDKIIAWVHNSAAVLASGDKYANDLFNRFGKTQMTKFQGILSDKDVDAILDYIKTEQDKQPATATAAGATTTQASGSDNTLLYAVLTGILLIAVFILWQVNTNLKKVAAKKEGQPAIAAIPWYRNKKVITIIAIAIFIYIGFWLSSNAIGIGRQQNYEPRQPIFYSHKVHAGINQISCLYCHTNAQYSRHATVPPINVCMNCHLAINSYSGPQLKDAEGNDIDGTAEIQKLYKYAGFTPGPGATFDASKAKPIPWIRIHELPDHVYFNHSQHVMVGKVQCQTCHGEINKMDEVKQFAPLSMNWCINCHRTTAVQFKDNGFYSIYTKYHEGLKNGTIDSVTVQMIGGTDCQKCHY
- a CDS encoding TAT-variant-translocated molybdopterin oxidoreductase, with amino-acid sequence MANIKHWQSFGERQQTKGFQDANKDEFREELLPFEEVKGGFLNAPTARRDFLKYLGFSTAAAALAASCETPVRRVIPFANKPEDIIPGVADYYATTFVQDGEVLSVLAKVRDGRPIKIEGNELSPVTKGGTSARAQASVVDLYNTARLRFPTINGKEVTFEAIDKAIASELTAPAVILTSSITSPTTLEIINNFIAKYPGSRHVTYDAVSYQGILEANNTTYGKRAIPSYHFENAKVIVGIGADFLGTWVSPVEFSKQYSVNRKIDEKNPMMSKHYQFESILTPTGAAADERILHAPSETGKVVAALLSAVNGQSVSGITDKKLADGIAKVAKDLLANKGQALVVAGSNDVNVQILVNAINEAIGANGKTIDWSVVHNTRQGNDADFIQLVNDMNAGTVKSLLIFGANPAYSWYDSAKFVSGLKKVPTTISFNEKNDESTQLVKYVLPSHNYLESWGDAEPKTGYFSLQQPTINPLFKTRQWQDSLLKWSGNTTSYEDYLINYWTTKIGGGATGWEKALQAGVINPATEPAIAGAPFNAGAVTAAISAATSAKASGNLELVLYQKIAIGEGQGASNPFLQEMPDPISKATWDNYIMISPALAKTLLGIDLTNEGQTDDYEVNVMKPVAKLTAPNGQTIELPVLIIPGTHPNTVGIALGYGRTGKIGKAAAGYGKNAFPLATLKGNAVQFEQYGVKLEKTNDTYKIAQTQLHGTYSSVIGGTREEVIKTLTLPSFVKNPKQILEGREEELKPFGGIDGFVKQGTIYPYYDKPGIHWGMSIDMNACNGCGACVVACNIENNIPIVGKDEVARFHDMHWLRIDRYYSGDVENPNVTFMPMLCQHCDNAPCENVCPVNATNHSQEGLNQMAYNRCIGTRYCANNCPYKVRRFNWADYLGADSFPNNQDQQIVGKLDAPVHDMNEELSRMVLNPDVTVRSRGVMEKCSFCVQRLQDGKLKAKKESRPLKSGENNEWDVKTACQQACASDCITFGNSNDTKSAVSVARHENPLRLFHSLEQLHTLPNVNYLAKVRNTDIEVEETYTA
- the nrfD gene encoding NrfD/PsrC family molybdoenzyme membrane anchor subunit produces the protein MSSLKYESQLREPLVKGSKSYHQMTEDIVQPIEAKPGKLWYVGFFIAVALLLFGVVSVTMEVIYGIGQWNLNKTVGWGWDITNFVWWVGIGHAGTLISAILLLFRQGWRTGVNRAAEAMTIFAVMCAGQFPIFHMGRVWDAFFVLPYPNTRGPLWPNFDSPLLWDVFAISTYFTVSVLFWYTGLLPDFATVRDRAKTKLRKLLYGIASFGWTGSTKHWQRHEALSLVLAGLATPLVLSVHTIVSFDFATSVIPGWHTTIFPPYFVAGAVFSGFAMVNTLLLIVRKLMNLQDYITMGHIEAMNKVIVLTGSIVGIAYLSELFVAWYGGNRYEAYEFFYNRANLYSSLGWSYWGMIGCNVLSPQIFWFRKMRRNIFVTFFMSIIVNIGMWFERFVIIVASIYRDYVPSAWSVYYHPTIWELGFYVGTFGLFFTCFFLFSKYFPVIALAEIKSIAKTSGDNHKWADEISKVEAMEPEAFAHEFAH
- a CDS encoding DUF3341 domain-containing protein; this encodes MAKKKFVVASFDDEEKVFPAVKDVRTAGYKIHDVYTPFPVHGLDHALGLRETSLHTAGFIYGITGTATALGCMTWIFTSDWPQIYDGKPHFALPAFVPITFELTVLFAAVGMVMTFCWLCQLAPFVKKHIFNPRQTDDLFIMAIECTSSTNVDELVSFMKSKNVVDVEIQEAEADWWWGRFDKEQQIINEQAVEVL
- a CDS encoding c-type cytochrome; amino-acid sequence: MKRLSVIATILVAGSSVLVSCSNVRRDPGHVYMPDMFYSRAYETYAERDSAQFTTDAAKAGEKIFYNNQPVAGTIARGEDLPFPLAKDKQGDTTNYVAAKAIENPEPPLTAAEAKEIHRLYLVNCGICHGAKMDGNGPLYKDGNGPFPSKPADLLGSPTVSVMPEGQMFYSIEYGKNMMGSYASQLSRKQRWQLVHYIKAMQDQAKKIPVSPADVADSTVLAAAQ